Below is a window of Zygosaccharomyces rouxii strain CBS732 chromosome C complete sequence DNA.
caagaaaaatctgataGACTCTGATTCTAATACTGAAACACCGCGTAGACAACCGTAGTAAGTACCGAATACACGGTTTGTGTCGAGGAAAGTCTTAAGTAGAGTTCTTATCACACGAGGTTTCAAAGACTTGTAAACTTGTGGGAATTTCTTGAGAACGTAATCTAGCAAAGAGGCAGCAAAATCCCGTAGAGCATTAGTCTTTTCTAAAAATTCACGAACATCTTCTGGTCTATCACTATCAGGCGAACCTCCTAATTTCTTTGCCAACAGTAGTGTTAAGATTGATGGCATCAAAGAATGGATGTATGGATCCAAAAAGATAGATTTATTACTCAATAACGAATAAATTATCTCTAAGATGGTGGTCAAAAGGTCTAGATCCGACAGATTATGAGTAATTTGTTCTGcgataaattgaatgaaataGGGAACCAATTGGTGTAATCCACTGTCTGTCTTTAAAGATGTTAAACCCGCTGCTTTCATGTGTTGTGCATTAGGATCGTCTTGATCCTTTGAAGTCAAGGCCGCTATCACCTTATTAAAGTAAATTTGTAATTCCATAGATAAAACGTGCTTAACCAAAGGTTTTACCTCGATGTTTTGATTTGGCTTAACAGAAGACATATGTTGAGcatctttctcttctccCAAAGATATGGATGCCGCtgaagatgtggaagatTGTAAACTGTTATCGTTCAATGCAGTTACAATAGCACCTCTAACGATAGGTGGTTGAGAAAGTCTAATGTCTTTCAAATTAGGGTTTTGAATGATGGCAGGTTGTACACCTTCGACCGCTAACCAATGGGTAGTAAAAGTTGGAACACGAGGTACTTGTGGCAATGGTTCATTaatcaatttatcaaagtccacttcttcatcatttaGATAGTAAACAGATTGACCACCAACTGCTTGCACTTTGGTAAATGAAACGTCTTGTTCGAACGCAGATCCATCGTGATATCCGTAAAGAGGTTCCACGTTAAGTACTCTCAATGCCTTAGAGATATCGTCAGTAGTTAGAACATCTCTCTTAGAATGCCTCTTAAACTTAACAGCTTGTTCaatgatttcaagaattcTGTACTCCACATCCATCGCCAGTGCCTTGAGCACATCGTCACTGATATTTTCGATTCCTAATGACTCTGCAACATCCTTGACAGTATCTTGAGGCGACCAGATGGTATACGACTGTTGCTGACTCGACATAGATGTCACTAGTAGTCTCAAAACCTTCCCCTTTACTCCCTTTTCTCTTTAACAAGAGTCTTTGAAACTTTGGTATCATGtacaaattttcaataaGACAATAACAAAGCACTACATAATGAACAACTAGAGGTGATACAAGGTGAAAAAAGCTGGTGTCTGGGATGCAAGAGGAGTTGACGCCATTGCAACAGAATGTTCTAGACCGTTATAAGAGGTTAGCGCGGGCGTTACACTCTTTAGATGAGACTTTCAAGCAGTTTAATGCGTCCAACGGTGACAACGTTACTGCTGAAAGTGTTCTTGGCCAAATTAGAGAGATTGAAGTCAAGATTGGTCTTGTGGGAACCCTTCTGAAGGGTAGTGTGTATTCTCTGGTGCTTCAGAGGAAACAAGAGGAGGAGGCCAAACGTTTATAATGTAGTATGGAAGATGTAATCATAACTAGGCAAAAAATACTATAACTACATTCATTACACGGCATAAATGACAATCTTACCGTCCAATCCACAAGAGGAGACCTGAGAGACATTACCGGCTGACTCTGCATAAGGTCTGAATTGAACGATAGTGTTTTCATGAGCGCTCTCTTGCTCATCGGCAGTAACTTTACCCTTCAGatctaattctttgaacTTTCTCAAGGCAGATATACCTGAGAATGCGttctcttcctcttcttgaCCATCTGCAGGAGTGGATTGAGGTGTGTTACCGCCCTTGTTTGGTTTATCCAAATCCTTCAAGAATCTAACACTTTGGAAATCGGCAGCAAACATGACTGGATGGCAGGAATACCCACCACAGATGATTTGAGCGTCGTTGACCCACAGTAAGGCTTGGAAAGGCAACCCATCAGGAGAATTGACAGAGATGATATTTCCTTGAGAATCAGCAATATTCAAAGTACCATCATGGGCAACGAATGCAACCCTTTCTTGGTTACTACGCCATTGCAAGTCGTGCACGTAAGAACCTTGGTAAAATTCCCTAATCACGGATCCAAATGGAAATTTATCACCCCATGGAGAACCAGCAACGACTTCCTTGGAATCCAACCCTTTGATGAAACCAGAGAAAACTCTCATGTAACCATCAGTAGAACCCGAGGC
It encodes the following:
- the DAD3 gene encoding Dad3p (similar to uniprot|P69850 Saccharomyces cerevisiae YBR233W-A DAD3 Essential protein component of the DASH complex involved in spindle integrity and kinetochore function interacts with Duo1p and Dam1p localizes to intranuclear spindles and kinetochore) gives rise to the protein MQEELTPLQQNVLDRYKRLARALHSLDETFKQFNASNGDNVTAESVLGQIREIEVKIGLVGTLLKGSVYSLVLQRKQEEEAKRL
- the TAF6 gene encoding TATA-binding protein-associated factor TAF6 (highly similar to uniprot|P53040 Saccharomyces cerevisiae YGL112C TAF6 Subunit (60 kDa) of TFIID and SAGA complexes), producing the protein MSSQQQSYTIWSPQDTVKDVAESLGIENISDDVLKALAMDVEYRILEIIEQAVKFKRHSKRDVLTTDDISKALRVLNVEPLYGYHDGSAFEQDVSFTKVQAVGGQSVYYLNDEEVDFDKLINEPLPQVPRVPTFTTHWLAVEGVQPAIIQNPNLKDIRLSQPPIVRGAIVTALNDNSLQSSTSSAASISLGEEKDAQHMSSVKPNQNIEVKPLVKHVLSMELQIYFNKVIAALTSKDQDDPNAQHMKAAGLTSLKTDSGLHQLVPYFIQFIAEQITHNLSDLDLLTTILEIIYSLLSNKSIFLDPYIHSLMPSILTLLLAKKLGGSPDSDRPEDVREFLEKTNALRDFAASLLDYVLKKFPQVYKSLKPRVIRTLLKTFLDTNRVFGTYYGCLRGVSVLESESIRFFLGNLYNWSRLVFNEHNVTLDNVDENRSTKFTPDETEFLVDTVIKALVVLKGDLPDVYEGKGDAITDEDKQRLVERCGVTVASHILKRDDAKELISAIFFGE
- the ARC40 gene encoding Arc40p (highly similar to uniprot|P38328 Saccharomyces cerevisiae YBR234C ARC40 Essential subunit of the ARP2/3 complex which is required for the motility and integrity of cortical actin patches); translation: MSFSQDKSVASVLKLVKAPIYSHCYSADRSVLAISCDKNCLVYRLHPQPQLIATLADHDKLVTAVDISIHGRIVTCSQDRNAYVWEPMSNGSYKPTLVLLRINRAATSVSWAPSGYKFAVGSSARIIAVCYYEQENNWWVSKHIKKPIKSTVTCLSWHENGVLLASGSTDGYMRVFSGFIKGLDSKEVVAGSPWGDKFPFGSVIREFYQGSYVHDLQWRSNQERVAFVAHDGTLNIADSQGNIISVNSPDGLPFQALLWVNDAQIICGGYSCHPVMFAADFQSVRFLKDLDKPNKGGNTPQSTPADGQEEEENAFSGISALRKFKELDLKGKVTADEQESAHENTIVQFRPYAESAGNVSQVSSCGLDGKIVIYAV